TGATATCTTACACTGGCTATTTCATTCAGCGTGCGATTGATGATATGGTCAACTTCCATGGAGTCGGTACCAGTGATAGCCTCTTGGCTGCGGCGATGCCTCGGTAGTTTAGTCAACCTTTCCTTGGCTGAACTAAGCACGATACTCGTCAATGTTTGGGCAGGAGGCATTTGGCTGGTCGGTGCCTGAGGAGGTGTCTGATCGGGTGCTGGAGGAGAAGTCTGATCGGTTGGAGCTAGAGGAGATGTCTGGTCAAGGGGGGCCGGAGGTGGTGTGGTTTCCCGAGATGGAACCGCTGCTGGAGGATCCCTAGTCCGAGCATTTTTCGTTGGAGGAGCCTTGCTGCTCTCTCCACAGTGTCGCCTGCTCTCCTTCTTCTTGCTCGAAGGTACAGTAGGTACGTTGTAAAGCTTGAACAGATCTTCAGATGACATGGCTGCAAAAAAGAAATGAACAGTCAGATAATGTGGATGGAGGTATCTACTAAATCAAGAATATAATTTCAAAGAAATTAtgagtaaaatacccgagctacaattactggtcgctatactatttactgtactactgctacactcactctctagctTGATGAAGTCTGAATTTAAAACAAGAGtatatttaaagttgtcgtccccatcaaataaatgatagggaattggcaaattatcTAAGAGCGAAAGGTCAGTACCATTTTCATCTGAAGATTCATCAATGAGCGCAGGGTGTTCGGAAACCTTCTTTTTACCCTTTCCCGAAGGAGCAAGGGAAGCGGTTGCTCgcagggtgctggagggttccctgattgtcaccccagttgtcctccttctcggaggttgtgacacatcttggtgctgCTCAAGAATTTCTCCACCAGTGGAATTCCCCGCAGTTGTCTCCCTCACGTCttggtgaggggccaaaaggccaactAGCCTTAGATTGGcctccgtgaccagctctttaGCACTTTTTTCTATGTCCTTCATGCTGGCCAGGGAAGCTActcgtatctccatttctggagtaggagctggtcggcGCCATGGACCTGAAGGGCACTGAAATCCTAAGGAATGCGTAGAAAAACTAAAAGAAAGTAAGCGATCAGAGAAACAAGAAATTACCTCCTTAGGTGAAAGCCAGATTATTAGCGACCAGGTCggttgttaaaaagtactcctggaagtactttcctacgttggacttgtaggtagtctcactcaggaaagtgcgagtCGATTCCTGgtgatagaaatggaagaaccccgtgttgttgtgaccagggttggacttgagatcgaataAGTAATTGTCCTCATGAGGAGTAGGTACATGCCACTTCTTGTGGCTGTACAagatatagagagcagaaagcactctatatccatttggggtgatttggaaagGAGTGACCTCAAAATAGTTGGgcaccccctggaagaatggatgaagaggcaaggttgcccctacctcaatatgatatctcgaccaggcgatGTAGGCCCACCCAGAAAGGTTTACCCTCTAGTCGATGGAAGGTTTGTTTAGGGTAATCCCAGAAAGTCCATACTTTTTGAGATAATTCCCTATCATCCTAACTGTAATGTTGCTAGGAggagcaacgtaccattcgacatctggtcgaaggacgtctcGGGGTTGGGCCTTTGTTTGGATTTATGGGTGAGTGTTTTCGgctcgaccgctggtcgaaggaatttcagcccgaggagcaggctgatttgcaGAAGGGTTGGTTGATTTCTTTTCTGGGCcgtggattttactcgacccatgttttgcGGTCTGGTCGAAGGATTATCTGAAGGGTTGCGAGAGAAAGGAATTTCTCGGATTAGCAACAACGACTGTTCTTCGTCTTCAAGCAGTTGAGCCAGTAGGTCatcgtcaattggcctctcacctccccacggattatgcatgaaaatctgcgaacagaggaggggagatgagaatctacggcccaaAAGACCAAGAAATGTATaaagttggaataacattgctcgcgtataaaagttaagcttttatacgaccagcagcattctaacaaaaatgCTACATTCTATGCGAATAGTTTGGAagatggattaaaaagcagaagtgaaaagttttccaggaaaaacttttcgactctgaaggggcgggaaaaacccagtttttctacaagcttaaaaattgaatttttacttcgattttacgccctaaatcaataatcctaactaccaaactgattcctaacccatgcaaagtgttattttcctaccatattAAACTCGGATcaacatacccatttaccccgaAACAAATTTTTCAAGAACAGTCAAAAAACATCCAAGAACTCAGAATCTAAAATGAAGGAAAGACAGATATTGCATGGCACCCCAACGACTGAAAGGATTGAGAAACTTTCTTGGATAGAGGTTGGAGTAAATTTCTGAGACGCTAAGTCGATTTGGCTGGGCAGGAACTTTGTGGGTAGTCAAAGATTGTCTGAGCTTCTGAGTTTTTACACCTTGTTCTTCGGTGTTCTTGAGGATAAGGTAAAacgtaaaaagtgaaaaatgattctaaggggttatttatattaatcgaggagcagttaccaaggtaatcatgAAGGGTAACTTTTCTATGCATGGGTA
The Humulus lupulus chromosome 6, drHumLupu1.1, whole genome shotgun sequence DNA segment above includes these coding regions:
- the LOC133783657 gene encoding uncharacterized protein LOC133783657 → MEIRVASLASMKDIEKSAKELVTEANLRLVGLLAPHQDVRETTAGNSTAMSSEDLFKLYNVPTVPSSKKKESRRHCGESSKAPPTKNARTRDPPAAVPSRETTPPPAPLDQTSPLAPTDQTSPPAPDQTPPQAPTSQMPPAQTLTSIVLSSAKERLTKLPRHRRSQEAITGTDSMEVDHIINRTLNEIASGMLTMTARWRRSGALITQLQTSEAKHAEELKADEAKHTEQLEATKDRHTEQLKAVEKTNAELLDQKNKLAEELKQFQAALTKAIDEKEKFKESSKLNFHEAKQLEAELVASRKDTEELEGRIKELEETNASNWRGTRVPPSTAFTSFGSTIARLISTIFLST